The genomic stretch cgccccctccccccgggaACTGCAAAAGAACACGGGGGGAAACGCGCTAAAGGAGAAGCTTGTTAAATAATTTATTGATTTACACAAAGTCTTTCCAACCGGTGTGGAAACAACATTATTTTAATCCAATTTAAAATCAAGTGTCCATTTTTCTCTTTCGCTTTTTGTTTTGGATCTTTTTTTGATATTATTAAGCATAAAAGCCAGAGGCAGGAGAAATCAAACCGCCAAAACactgagtcgggggggggggtgaaagaaAACAGCCGTTTTACACTAGAAATATACATCACAAAATCTGAAATTTACTATATACAAAGTGGCTGAGCTTGCATTTGGCGATCCATACAAAACGGTAACAAAATCTGATTGTTAGGAGCAGGAAATCGGCAAGAAGGCTAAAAGAAAGAAGGACAAACCTTAAAAGGACACgaaacaaaacccagaaagttGGAAAGATTCCTCTGAAATTTACATCAAtgagaaggaaaataatttcataacttattctgtaaaaaatatatacatttcacATACATCTTAGGCTGTACAACACACCACTTTAAACATCCAGTTGCAATTCGCCGCGGCCGCGGTGcctgccccggggcccggcgcggccgtcGGTGCCCGGCGCGGCCGTCGGTGCCCGCGCCCTCACAAGGTGTCCGAGCTGGTGCTGCAGGGGCTGACGAGGGACAGGTTCGTGGATTTGTGCTTTTTCAATAGCCTCGTGATTTTTTCGTCGTCTGAGTTGGGGTCGAGGGGCTTGTTGTATTCGTCATCGTCCTCATTGTCCGAGCTCTCCTTCAGCTTCTCCGTCTCCGAGTCGTGCTTCTTCTTGGCCGAGGCCATTTCCGCCGCGTGCCGCTTCCGCCACTTGGTCCGTCTGTTCTGGAACCAGACctgggcaccggcaccgggcgcGGCGCGCGGGCACGGACACACTcagcccgcgccgctccgctccgcgcccgcccgcgcacCGGGGACAGAGCCGGAAAAGCGGCTGAACCGCCTCGGCCGGGCAGCGGCGAGGCCCCGGGCGGCCCcagcccggcagcgcggggggccCTGCGGTGACCGCGGGGGtcgcccggccccggcacggAGGTGTTCGGACTGTGTCGCCAGCCGGAGCTGCGCGGATTTAAAAGCAGCGACTTCGCGGAACAATAATAcgtggaaaaaatgaaatgaggtGGCCAAGAAATTGAGGACTGCTCGTTCCCGGTACATTTTAACACTTCCATGCACTTAAACTATTTGCTAACAAATTGGCGTGGTTACACAAAACAGAGGTGTGCCGATTACTGGACACGGACTCCGTTGGAGACTGACCTATATTGAAATCATTTTGCTTGCCTGTggcttttgggggggagggttgtttttCTAATCATTTGCAGCAGAAAGAACTCTAAGGACAAAATCGGTTAAATATAAAGCCGCCTAGGAGCTATCCCATATCCAAATCTTGTAATTTAAATTATAATTGACCTAAAAAAATCCCTTCCGCTCCTGCACATTTTTAAACGGCTGCTGACAATTATTGCCGAAGCAGAAAGTGTCGGCGCTGCCTCGGCCCGCGCCGcgagccccggcggcgggcgctgcccgcgGGGACCTACCTTCACTTGGCTCTCGGTCATCCCTAAGGAGTAGGCGAGGCGAGCTCTCTCCGGTCCTGCCAAGTATTTCGTCTGTTCAAAGGTTTTCTCCAAAGCAAAAATCTGCTGCCCAGAGAAAGTCGGCCGCGAGTGTTTCTTCTTGCCGTCCTTGTCCAAAACCATGCCCGTCTGAGCTGAAAGCGGAGGAGAAACAGCTCCGTCAGTGACGGGTTTGCACTTGATCCGAGCGCGGAACAAGGTCTCCGCCCGCCGCTAACGGGGGAACCGGGCGCCGGGGGCTGCTCCGGGTGTCGCCGCTGCTCGGACGCTGCCGGTCTAGAGCAGGATTCGGTCCGGGGCATCTCGGCGCCGTGGCAGGCCGAAGCGGCATCTACGCGGCGGGGACCGGCTCGCGCTCGCTCCGCCgtcgggccgcggccgggcgcgccggctccgcggccgTGCGCCCCGTCTagcgcggcgccgcccgggctcccggcgcggccgccccgcgtctccagccggcggggccgcgccgggccgggccgggccgccccggggaGGCACCGCGGGCCGCGCTCCCTCGCCCCGCCGGGACCGGCGCACTTACCGGGACAGGCGAGCCGCGGGTCTCTCCAGGGAGAGCCCTGCACCACTCCCGGCCAGAAAAtgggcggccgccccggcagctccgcCAGCGGCTTCGGGTAGCGGGACACGGCGGCGGGGTTGAAGTACATGCCCGCCGAGGCCGCCAGCCCGTTGATGCGGGGCAGCCCGCCCAGGAGGTTGCTGGCGGCGCCCACGGGCCGCCCCAGGATGTCGCTTATTCCGTGCGGCGTCCCCAAGGGGAGCTGCGTGTTGAGTCCGCCCAGGGCCGGCGCCTTGAAGCCGGAGGGGTTCTGCAGCGTGTAGGGGAAGAGCGAGGTCTTCATCTCGGCCATGTTGTGCAGCGCGGCCAGCGGCGTGCTGCTGAGGACGAACGCGCTCTGGCGATTAGCATCCATCTGCCCCACCGCTAACATTTGTGGTCATCAATACACGCGGGTCCTTCTCCAACCAAGGCAGCAGCGGCTTAATTTTTAAACCCCACGCAAGGAGCGCCAGCCGCGGGCTGGTCAGTCGCTCTTCTGCTTTCAGGTCCAAAGTAGCAGCAAGTAGCAAAGTTTGCTCGGAGTAGGAAAAGCTCGCCGCTGCTCCGCCCGCACCTGCGGCTCCGCGATGCGCACCAACAGCGTCCGGGCCGGAGCGTGGAGGAgaacaaaaacaggaaaatattgcGAAGGAATCTGGAGGCAAAGGAGTCTCGGGGGAAACAGAGCTCCGCTGGCAAAACCTCCCCGGAAGGCTTCGGCTTCCGCGCCCAGGCTGCAAATCCGGCCGCAGCGGGGGccggcgggtgggcgccgggggctgcgcgccTCGCTCGGCCCGCGcgtcccggggcggcggcggcggcggcggcggacgggGGGGACCGTgcgcgccgcgccccggggcgCAGATAACCGCGCGGGCACCTGCCAGCGCCGCGCCCATTGGGCGGccacctccccgcgccgccgccgccgcccaatcGGCGGGCGCCGAGCGCCCCCACCCCGACACGTCACGGGAGGGCCGGCGGCCCGCGGGCGCCGTGGGAGCGCGCGGCGCCGCACGTGGCCGCGCGCCGCCGacggggcccccgcgccgccgcgacccgccgcgacccgccgcgacccgccgcgccgcccgcggggcccgcgCCCACGCGAcccgcccccgcggggcccgcgccgccccccccgcgccgccgtgcCCCGTCCCTCtcccggctgcggggccgcggcgcgacaccccccgccccggcagccgCCTTACCGTTGCTGCAGGCCGTGGGCGCCGAGGCACGGCGGCGCgctgggggagcgcggcggggccgggggccgcgccgccccgtcgAGCCCCTCCTGCCGGGCGGGGGCCCGCGGAGCCGCAGCCGGGGCAGGGCCTGCGCGGGGCTCCTCGCGCGGCCCCGGAGACCTTCCGCTGCGGCGCCGAGCGGGAGGGCAGCGGCGCTACCGCGACCTGGGCTTCTGAGTGGCGCGTAACCGAAGATTGCTTCTCGGTGCCCGTTTTCTGGTTAATGGTTAATTagttctgtgtttgcttacatGCTAATTGATCCCTGCATATGAGATCTGAGTCTTTAAAACACGATTATAAAAAGTAATCTGATGTGCTGAGACTGTTTTGCTCAAGGTTTGTCGTCAGGTTTCAAATAGACTGACATCAGAGAAGTCTTCCTTTTGAGAACTGACCGTTAGATGTGACCCGCTGTCTTTAAAGGGAGAAGATGGCTCTGACATCATTGCAAAACGAAGCGCATTTGCACAAATAAAATTACTGCAGGTATTCTTGTTCGAAAATATGCTTACCTGTTAAGAAAATAAGAATTCGGATTTGCAATTGTTACAGAAAGTAATGTCGGAAATTATAGTGCGTTCTTCGCCTTACAAATGCCTTCTCCTATGTGTTTTGGTCCACTATGAATCAAGGAAAATGCTAACTACAACAAACGTGGAATTAAAACTTTTCACAGTGTTTACAAAGTAAACATTGATTGACCTCATCgtgtaataataattattataaaaaCGCGTGGTCCTTTAGCTATATTTATATATTCTTGTCACAACCTTTAGTAGGTGAAAATGGTTTCGTTTAATTTGAAACTTAATATTAAAGTAAGTTTGGGGACTAAATTCGTGGGCTCGATTACTGATCTTTATTTTCGCCCGCTGAAACTAGAAATGATGTAAAGCTTTCTGTCTTGTATACATCCTCGGACATAGTTTAACGTATAAACATGAGATTTAAAACGACGGTGCCGTAAAGAAGGCTTTAAAAAACCTACTTCACTGGTTTTTTTTCTCTACCTACCGCAAACATAAACACAATGTAAAAACAACATAAACAAAGCAAGCAGTAAGACGGTTTATGGCGCTGTCCTGATAAAGCCCCGTCATCTCTCTGTCCAGAGGCATCCGTGCAGCGCCGGGGTATTTTGGGAAGGAGCGGGCGAGTGCCATCTGCTCGCCGCTCCTCGGCGCGGCACAGCTGACGGGCCGCGGGCAGCTGTTAATACCGCCCCGAGgcagcgctgcgctgcgcggcggcgccggggccgcggggggctccgggccgccccatcccgtcccgtcccgtcgcgggcgggcagggcccggcgccccccgcccgccgcctccgccgcggaGCCCGCCACCCTGCCGCGGCTTTTCCACCTCTGCACATCGGCCCCGCAGCACGGAGCAGCCGGCGCAGCTAACCGGGGGGGAGCCGCTCCCG from Apteryx mantelli isolate bAptMan1 chromosome 7, bAptMan1.hap1, whole genome shotgun sequence encodes the following:
- the NKX6-2 gene encoding homeobox protein Nkx-6.2; its protein translation is MLAVGQMDANRQSAFVLSSTPLAALHNMAEMKTSLFPYTLQNPSGFKAPALGGLNTQLPLGTPHGISDILGRPVGAASNLLGGLPRINGLAASAGMYFNPAAVSRYPKPLAELPGRPPIFWPGVVQGSPWRDPRLACPAQTGMVLDKDGKKKHSRPTFSGQQIFALEKTFEQTKYLAGPERARLAYSLGMTESQVKVWFQNRRTKWRKRHAAEMASAKKKHDSETEKLKESSDNEDDDEYNKPLDPNSDDEKITRLLKKHKSTNLSLVSPCSTSSDTL